Proteins from a single region of Ziziphus jujuba cultivar Dongzao chromosome 1, ASM3175591v1:
- the LOC107407550 gene encoding uncharacterized protein LOC107407550: MFDWGIAMSFHKPSSPQIFGVVNKKITQYRTRSNLSTLVSSVLVQTNPGGDSPEPNKIFHSNIAPSRCKNPNHLLSQPNTIGIIGGVSTFSTLIFLEKLVRWSSKSGECPPFVVCSDPASYLELPRLGSYHSSDSKIVEIQSNMNRLVVENLQRKRAFLEKSGAGCVVMPCHLSHVWYREISEGCSLPFLHVGECVARELREAELKPVEIGCNVRIGVLANNPTLMAGFYQDKLQEQGFEVVLPDRATMEHIVNPAIQAVNIRDFKGARNLLKIAVQVLLVSGVNTVILASNEMQGLLPHNDPLLKKCIDPMDALARSTIKWAKSLEND; this comes from the exons ATGTTTGATTGGGGCATCGCAATGTCCTTTCACAAACCATCTAGTCCACAAATTTTTGGTGTTGTAAACAAGAAAATTACCCAATACAGAACAAGATCTAATCTGTCTACACTAGTATCTTCAGTCCTCGTGCAGACTAATCCGGGTGGAGATTCACCTGAACCCAACAAAATTTTCCACTCCAACATAGCTCCATCAAGATGCAAAAACCCAAATCATTTGCTCAGCCAACCAAACACCATTGGTATCATTGGCGGGGTATCCACTTTCTCCACTCTAATTTTCCTGGAAAAGCTTGTCAGGTGGAGTTCCAAGTCTGGAGAATGCCCGCCATTTGTTGTCTGCAGCGACCCGGCTTCATATTTGGAGCTTCCCCGTCTGGGTTCCTACCACTCATCGGACAGCAAGATTGTTGAAATACAATCCAACATGAACCGCCTTGTGGTCGAAAACTTGCAGAGGAAAAGGGCGTTTCTTGAGAAATCCGGAGCTGGCTGCGTAGTCATGCCATGCCACCTATCTCATGTGTGGTATCGTGAGATATCAGAGGGATGTTCTTTACCATTCCTTCATGTGGGTGAGTGTGTTGCAAGGGAGCTCAGGGAAGCCGAGTTGAAGCCTGTTGAAATTGGGTGTAATGTGAGGATTGGAGTGCTTGCGAACAACCCAACTTTGATGGCCGGTTTTTATCAGGATAAGCTGCAGGAACag GGCTTTGAGGTTGTATTGCCAGACAGAGCAACAATGGAGCACATTGTAAACCCTGCAATACAAGCAGTGAACATAAGGGACTTCAAAGGGGCAAGGAATCTGTTAAAAATTGCAGTTCAAGTTCTTTTGGTGAGTGGTGTGAACACGGTCATCCTTGCCTCCAATGAGATGCAAGGACTTCTACCTCACAATGATCCTCTTCTTAAGAAATGCATCGATCCCATGGATGCTTTAGCCAGATCAACCATAAAATGGGCCAAATCCTTGGAAAATGATTGA
- the LOC107407551 gene encoding nudix hydrolase 19, chloroplastic translates to MLSLLSSTSTSYLFSLSNKLSLRSFTTTRRRALSCISTTMSITLQSHAFAGNPLRSKLGNPFSPTQAIEALKAQLLLETNAQSPSSSSFPVFNFKVLPFRKGRPLASSNAETGASQPNWQLGWISLDRCKALLENSGVQLTGDSMVYLGFRVEDGVIYWAIDVSSEGSLVPELGSQQSCFVELRTLMVATDWADDRAMAELAIAGHARALLEWHGISQFCGHCGGKTVPMEAGLRKQCSNELCKKRIYPRIDPVVIMLVIDRENDRALLSRQSRFVPRMWSCLAGFIEPGESLEEAVRRETWEETGVEVGEVIYHSSQPWPVGPSSMPCQLMIGFFAFAKSLEIKVDKEELEDAKWHSREDVKKALTFAEYKKAQKTAAAKVEQMCKGVEKGQNFSADFNVESGELAPMFVPGPFAIAHHLISSWAYQEVDHLLKQPSGSLSNL, encoded by the exons ATGCTCTCTCTCCTATCTTCCACATCCACCTCTTACCTATTTTCTCTCTCCAACAAGCTCTCTCTCCGCAGCTTCACGACAACAAGACGAAGAGCTCTTTCTTGCATCTCGACCACCATGTCTATAACCCTTCAGTCCCATGCCTTTGCAGGCAATCCTCTGCGATCCAAACTGGGAAACCCATTTTCACCCACCCAAGCCATTGAAGCCCTCAAAGCCCAGCTGCTTTTAGAGACTAATGCCCAATCcccgtcttcttcttctttccctgTTTTCAATTTCAAGGTCTTGCCTTTCAGAAAGGGCAGGCCTTTGGCGTCTTCCAATGCTGAGACCGGTGCTTCCCAGCCAAATTGGCAACTGGGTTGGATCAGTTTGGACCGTTGCAAGGCATTGTTGGAGAATTCTGGTGTCCAGCTCACCGGAGACTCGATGGTCTATCTGGGTTTTCGTGTCGAGGACGGTGTGATTTACTGGGCAATTGATGTTTCCAGTGAGGGTAGTTTGGTTCCTGAATTGGGTAGCCAACAATCTTGCTTTGTTGAGCTTAGAACGCTGATGGTGGCCACTGATTGGGCTGATGATCGGGCTATGGCTGAATTGGCTATTGCTGGCCAT GCAAGAGCTTTGCTGGAATGGCATGGTATATCACAATTTTGTGGACATTGTGGAGGAAAAACAGTTCCCATGGAAGCTGGGTTACGGAAGCAATGTTCAAATGAGTTGTGCAAAAAGAGAATCTACCCTCGTATTGATCCG GTTGTCATTATGTTAGTAATTGATAGAGAGAATGATCGTGCACTTTTAAGCAGACAATCTAGATTTGTACCCCGAATGTGGAGTTGCTTAGCTGGTTTTATAGAG CCAGGAGAAAGTTTAGAAGAGGCAGTGAGGAGAGAAACATGGGAGGAGACTGGTGTTGAAGTAGGAGAAGTTATCTACCATAGTTCTCAACCCTGGCCTG TTGGACCGAGTAGCATGCCATGCCAGTTGATGATTGGGTTCTTTGCTTTTGCAAAATCACTTGAAATAAAGGTGGATAAGGAAGAGTTGGAAG ATGCCAAGTGGCACAGCAGGGAAGATGTGAAAAAAGCTTTGACGTTTGCCGAGTACAAGAAGGCACAAAAAACAGCCGCAGCCAAGGTAGAACAAATGTGCAAGGGAGTTGAAAAAGGACAGAACTTCTCCGCAGACTTCAATGTGGAAAGTGGGGAACTTGCTCCTATGTTTGTCCCTGGACCATTTGCAATTGCTCACCATCTCATCTCTTCTTGGGCCTACCAGGAAGTCGATCATCTTCTGAAACAACCTAGTGGTTCTTTGTCAAATTTGTAG
- the LOC107429522 gene encoding zinc finger CCCH domain-containing protein 39 encodes MSFPDLRSPFMPSLGPQSACSGASVGLCPHQFPINDDFQGQGPPFKRLKTSRSNSLSEIHSNSLFYPSMSNHSLINCWPQFPTKNEDQHPQFEHQILPPLKKPRISEECRSNCLPCPPVNNGMSVDDIGFWIQNSQFEHPPPPFKKPRISEETQSNSLRYPPLASSINPPPSGPSSSGIRTDTIFFKPSVSAKFKVGLCRNGENCNFAHGIEDMRQPPPNSQELAEDRLPLGNCDGDQELIHWMKRCSFIHEHPAKVGDKLGGFSQSRVLGTVNGRGCNGSEGNRSVNNTSSDSLRVNSNPAYWKTKLCKKWETRGLCSLGEKCHFAHGQEELLVLRWTNRSRSQE; translated from the exons ATGAGTTTTCCTGATTTGCGCTCCCCGTTTATGCCGTCTCTTGGACCTCAGAGTGCGTGCAGTGGTGCTTCAGTTGGTCTCTGTCCTCATCAATTCCCCATCAACGATGATTTTCAAGGCCAAGGTCCTCCCTTCAAAAGACTCAAAACCTCCCGTTCAAATTCTCTCTCAGAAATTCATTCAAATTCTTTGTTTTACCCATCTATGAGCAATCATTCCCTAATTAATTGCTGGCCTCAATTTCCAACCAAAAACGAAGACCAACATCCTCAATTTGAACATCAGATTCTTCCTCCCTTAAAAAAACCCAGAATTTCTGAAGAATGCCGTTCAAATTGTTTGCCTTGCCCACCTGTGAACAACGGCATGAGCGTTGATGATATTGGTTTCTGGATCCAAAATTCTCAATTTGAACACCCACCTCCTCCATTCAAGAAACCCAGGATTTCTGAAGAAACCCAATCAAATTCTTTGCGTTACCCACCTCTGGCTTCTTCGATAAACCCTCCACCAAGTGGCCCAAGCAGCAGTGGGATTAGAACAGACACTATCTTCTTCAAGCCCAGTGTGAGTGCGAAATTCAAAGTGGGTTTGTGCCGGAACGGTGAAAACTGCAACTTTGCACATGGGATCGAGGATATGCGACAGCCTCCTCCCAATTCGCAAGAACTTGCTGAAGATCGATTGCCATTGGGTAACTGCGATGGTGACCAGGAACTAATCCACTGGATGAAAAGGTGTAGTTTTATTCATGAACATCCGGCAAAGGTCGGGGACAAACTGGGCGGGTTCAGTCAGAGCAGAGTGTTAGGCACGGTGAATGGAAGAGGCTGTAATGGTTCTGAAGGTAATAGGTCTGTGAATAATACCAGTTCAGATTCATTGCGAGTAAATTCCAATCCTGCATATTGGAAAACGAAGTTATGTAAAAAGTGGGAGACAAGAGGACTATGTTCTTTAGGAGAGAAGTGTCACTTTGCTCATGGGCAAGAAG AGTTGCTAGTGCTCCGGTGGACGAATCGAAGCAGAAGCCAGGAATAG